The following is a genomic window from Sporosarcina jeotgali.
CGATGCAGCTGCTAAGTTGAAAAAAGGGGAAATGTACGGATTCTCGATGCTGACATACGGCTGGTTCTTTGAGCAATTACTCGCAACACAGGGCGGCGAGTATGTGAATGAAGACAACGGCCGTACTGGAGATGCAACTGAAGCTGCATTCGACAGTGATGAAGGACGGCTGGTATTTGAAACGCTTGATACGATGAATAAAGCGGGCACGTTCGGTAACTTCGGAACAAACTGGGATGACATCCGTGCGGCATTTGCTTCTAAGAAAGTCGCAATGTATTTGGACTCATCTGCAGGTGTTGCGGGAGCAATCGATACAGCGCCATTTGAAGTCGGAGTTGCTTATATTCCATATGCTGATGAAGTGAAGCGCAATGGAGTCGTCATTGGAGGGGCATCGCTTTGGATGTCGAAAGGAATTGCTGAAGAGGAGCAAGACGCTGCTTGGGAATTCATGCAATACTTAACGACGCCTGAAGTTCAGGCGAAGTGGCATTTGGATACTGGTTATTTTGCAATCAACCCGAAAGCATATGATGAAGAAAACGTGAAAGAGAAGTGGGCGGAGTTCCCTCAATATAAAGTGACTGTGGATCAGCTTCAAGATACGGTGCCAGGTTACGCAACTCAAGGTGCACTCATCTCCGTGTTCCCGGAGTCGCGCCAGCAAATTGTAACGGCACTTGAAGACATGTATCAAGGCAAAGATCCGGCGGAAGCATTGAAACAAGCAGCTGAAGGTACGAATCGTGCGATTGAAGTTGCGAATAAAACGAAAAAGTAAAGGTGATGCGCTCCGCTTTGGCGGGGCGTATTTTTTTGTCTTGGAAGGGATGGGCTATCCCGCTAAATTACGTGCTTTCAGCGTTCTCCGACAGTTTATGGTGTTTGTCTGACACATGGAGTGTTTTCTCTGACGCAGGGTCGTATTTCTCCATCACATAAGTGGATTTCTCCGACACATAGCGGAGTTTCTCGATAACGGGACACAATTCAAGTGCGGAAAGGGATGAATTGGTGGCGCTGCGCGCGTTTAGGGGTGGGCTATCCCGCCGAATACATGACTTCAGCGTTCTCCGACAGTTTTATGGGGTTTGTCTGACCCATGGAGTGGTGTCCCTGTCACAGGATCGTATTTCTTCATCACATAAGTGGATTTCTCCGACACATAGCGGAGTTTCTCGATAACGGGACCCAATTCATGTGCGGAAAGGGATAAATTGGTGGCGCTGCGCGCGTTGAGGTAGGGGCTATCCCGCTGAATACATAACTTCAGCGTTCTCCGACAGTTTGGGGTGTTTGACTGTCAGATGGAGTGTTTTCTCTGACACAGGATTGTATTTCTCCATCACATAGGTAGATTTCTCCGACACATATGGGAGTTTCTCGATAACGAGACACAATTCAAGTGCGAAAAGGGATTGATTGGTGGCGCTGCGCGCGTTGAGGGATGGGCCAGGGGGGAATCGGCCAAACGGATAGAGAAATCGGCCGTATGTCAGGTTGAATCAGCCAAATGCCGGCCTGAATCGGCCAGATCGAGAGAGAAATCAGCCAGATGCCAGAGTTAATCGGCATCGGGACACAATTCAAGCATGGAAGAGGATAAGTCGAGCTGCCCAAAGCGAAAGATCTATGCAATCCCGTCACCAACGCAAAAAAGCCATCCCATGAATCAGCAACAATGCCAGATTCATGGAACAGCTCGGCTGAACTCAGCCTAAGATTCTTAGTTCGCGCGGGAACGTAGACAGTAATTCGACTTCGCCGTCTTCGTTAATATAAACGGTATCTTCAATGCGGACGCCGCCTTCGCCTGGGATGTAGATGCCAGGCTCGATTGTGAACACGAGGCCGGGTTCCGCGATTTCTTCGTTGTTCATGTGAATGGAAGGCTCTTCATGGACTTCAATTCCGAGACCATGGCCGACGCGGTTATTGAAATACTCACCGAAACCTGCTTCTTGAATGACGCTTCTTGCAGCAATGTCGAATGTTTTTACAGGATTGCCAGCTTGAACTGCATGGATACCAGCCTGGTTTGATGCCAGTACTGTATCGTAAAGGAGCCGCTGGCGATCGGAGGCTTCTCCGATAATGAACGTGCGCGTCGTATCGGACATGTAACCGTCTTTAGCGACTCCGAAATCGATTAGCAAATAATCACCGACTTGCAGTTTGCGCTCGCCAGGCTCACCGTGAGGCAATGCCGCTTTTTCTCCAGATAACACAATCGTAGAGAACGATGGACCATCTGCACCGAATTTACGCATTAAGTATTCAAGCTCAGCAGTCAGTTCAGATTCAGTCATGCCGACTTTCACGAGCTTGATGCCTTCTTCAAGAACGCGCTCAATAATTTCAATCGGCTTTTTGAGTGCGGCAATTTCTTCACGTGTTTTCCGTTTGCGCAGCTTGTTGATGAACGCCTGAACATCTGCCACTTCTGCTGCAGGGAATGCGGTGCGGAATTCGTTGTAGCGGAAATAGCTGAATGCTTTCGCTTCGATTCCGAAGCTTCCTGACAGGTCACCGACAGTGGAACGAATAACGTCAAACGGAAGTTGTTCATCCGAAATCGCGACAATTTTTTCGATATCAGAGCTCTCTGCAGCTGCATCCTTATCAAGTGCAGGGGCGAAGAGAATCGTTTTCCCTTCGGATGCTTCCATGAAGAGCCCTAGAAAACGCTCGTGTGGATCTGAGTTGAAACCTGTGAAATAGAATACGTTGGCGGGATCCGTTACGAGCACCGCAGAAAGTGATTGGTCTTGAAGATGTGTGCCCAGCGAGCGGCGCCTTTTTTCGTACATGTCAGTCATGATGAATTCCTCCTGGATATGCAGTATATGGCTTAATTATGACGCAGATGGAAGAAGAACGACAGGAATTTGCATAGAAAACCAGCAAAAAACCGGCTGCGGGGAGCCGGTTTTGCAAGTTAACTGAAGATATTCATCGTTGTAATGATGATTGGCATCGAAACAACGTCAATTAGGAACGCGCCGACAATTGGAACGATTAAGTACGCTGTGCGTGATGGGCCGTAACGTGCCGTTACAGCTGCCATATTGGCCATAGCATTTGGAGTTGCGCCAAGTCCATGTCCTGCAAAACCTGCGCACATCACTGCGGCATCGTAGTTTTTGCCGAGAATGCGGAACAGAACAAAAATCGCAAATAGGACAAGGAATACAACTTGTACAAAAACGATTACGAGCAGTGGAAGGGCAAGATCCGCAACTTCCCATAGCTTAATGCTCATAAGTGCCATGGATAAGAAAATCCCCAGAGCAACATCGCCGATAAGAGTGATGCTGCGCATATGCACGATATTGCCGTTAATGCGATCGACCACGTTACGAATGACAACTGCAACAAACATCGCGCCTACAT
Proteins encoded in this region:
- a CDS encoding ABC transporter substrate-binding protein, producing MLLFLTIISLAVLAACTNSDSSTKSEGTKEDGSKGEATKTEDGKVSIEFWHAMSGTGQTSLDEIVANFNDSQDKYEVKAEFQGTYEESLTKLRSVGGTKDAPAITQVFEIGTKYMIDSGYIEPIQKFIDKNNFNADELEQNILNYYKVDDELYSMPFNSSTPVMIYNKEAFKEAGLDPEKAPETFSEVIDAAAKLKKGEMYGFSMLTYGWFFEQLLATQGGEYVNEDNGRTGDATEAAFDSDEGRLVFETLDTMNKAGTFGNFGTNWDDIRAAFASKKVAMYLDSSAGVAGAIDTAPFEVGVAYIPYADEVKRNGVVIGGASLWMSKGIAEEEQDAAWEFMQYLTTPEVQAKWHLDTGYFAINPKAYDEENVKEKWAEFPQYKVTVDQLQDTVPGYATQGALISVFPESRQQIVTALEDMYQGKDPAEALKQAAEGTNRAIEVANKTKK
- a CDS encoding M24 family metallopeptidase; protein product: MTDMYEKRRRSLGTHLQDQSLSAVLVTDPANVFYFTGFNSDPHERFLGLFMEASEGKTILFAPALDKDAAAESSDIEKIVAISDEQLPFDVIRSTVGDLSGSFGIEAKAFSYFRYNEFRTAFPAAEVADVQAFINKLRKRKTREEIAALKKPIEIIERVLEEGIKLVKVGMTESELTAELEYLMRKFGADGPSFSTIVLSGEKAALPHGEPGERKLQVGDYLLIDFGVAKDGYMSDTTRTFIIGEASDRQRLLYDTVLASNQAGIHAVQAGNPVKTFDIAARSVIQEAGFGEYFNNRVGHGLGIEVHEEPSIHMNNEEIAEPGLVFTIEPGIYIPGEGGVRIEDTVYINEDGEVELLSTFPRELRILG